One Companilactobacillus farciminis KCTC 3681 = DSM 20184 genomic window, CGCTTCATCAAAAGACCACGTAATTGACGATCCATTTCCAAAGCAACACCAACGATAATCAATAAACTCGTACCACCTAATCCGATGGATTGAGGTAAATTGAATAAGTTAGCAGCTAGTAATGGAAGTAATGAAACCAAACCTAGGAACGCAGCTCCGACAGTTGATAGTCTCATTAATACACCTGACATGAATTTAATTGTTTCATTACCAGGCCAAACACCAGGGATATAAGCCCCTTGTTTTTGTAGGTTTTCTGCAAGCTTCTCAGGATTTACTTGAACAAATGCATAGAAGAATGTAAATAATACAATCAACAATGTATAAATTATCGAACCTGTTGTAGTCTGCATACTGAATATTTCTGTTAATACTTGATACCATTGATCTTCACTGTGATTTGCTTGGAACGCCATCAAAATAGTTTGTGGCGTAACAATAAATGAACTAGCGAAGATAACAGGAATAACACCAGCAACGTTAACCTTCAATGGTAGGAAACTTTCGCTACCACTACCTGCAGCACGTCTTGTATATTGAATTGGAATTCTTCTACTTGCTTGTTGTACATAAGTAACAAACTGTACAACGATCAAGATGATGATCACAAGACCAACTAAGAATCCAATGTTTTTAGCAAGATCTGCTGAGCTAGCGTTAGTAATATAATCACGGTAAATTTGTTGAATTCCGTTAGGGAATCTAGCAATAATACCAGCGAAGATAATTACTGAAACTCCATTACCTAAACCTTTATCAGTAATCTGCTCACCAATCCAAGTAAGAAGCATCGTACCACCAGTTAAGATGATACCAATTGTAATGAAAGCTTTCATGTTAGGCGATTTAACTAATCCTAACCCACTTAATTGGTTAAAACCGGCAGTAATACCGATTGACTGAACAAAACCTAAAACAATCGTCAAATATCTCGTTACTTGATTTAACTTTCTACGACCTACCTCACCTTGTTTGCTCCACTCAACAAATTTTGGAATGATATCCATTTGCAAAAGTTGAACAACGATTTGAGCCGTGATGAATGGTGAAACACCCATTGAGAAAATAGAGTAGTTTGAAAGACCACCACCGGTTACAGTATCCAATAGTGGAACTAACCCTGTAGAACCAACTTTATCCATTGCCGCAGCATTAACGCCAGGCACTGTGATTTGTGATCCCAAACGATATATAACAAGTAACATCAAGGTAAAGAGAATCTTCTTACGGATTTCTTTGACCTTTAGAGCATCTCTGATAGTTCTAAGCATTAGATCACCTCTACAGTGCCACCAGCGGCTTCGATTGCTTTAGTAGCTGCGGCTGAACTCTTAGCAACTTTAACAGTTAACTTAGCACTAACCTCACCGTTAGCAAGCAACTTAACACCATTATATTGTTTTTTAATGATTCCTGCTGCCTTCAATGTTTCAGCATTTACTTCAGCACCATCATTAAACTTACTTAAATCACTTAGGTTTACAATAGCATATTCCTTGCGGTTGATGTTATTGAATCCACGTTTTGGCATACGACGGAAGTATGGCATTTGTCCACCTTCAAAACCTACACGTGTCTTACCACCTGATCTAGCTAATTGACCTTTTTGACCACGACCAGCAGTTTTACCTGTACCACTTGAAGTACCACGACCTAGACGCTTTCTAGCATGTCTTGAGCCTGCACTTGGCTTAAGTTCGTTTAGTTCCATTATTGCACCTCCTAATCTCTTGTAAATTTATTAATCTTTAACTTCTTCAACGCTTACTAAGTGAGCGATTTTTCGTACAGCACCACGAATTGCAGGATCATCCGGCTTAACAACTGAACTTGAAACTCTTGCGAGTCCTAGTTCTTTAACAATTGTACGTTGAGCAGGAAGGCGGTGAGCTGCACTTCTAATTAGAGTAATTTTAAGTTTAGCCATCATTACGCACCTTTCTTCTAGTTAAGCAATTCTTGGGCTGAGATACCGCGCATTTCAGATACGCTTTCGGCAGTCTTAAGTTGTTTTAGTCCATCGATTGTTGCACGAATTACGTTGATAGGTGTATTTCTACCTAGTGACTTACTTGTAACATCACCAACACCTGATAATTCGATAACGGCACGAACAGCACCACCAGCAGCAATACCAGAACCTTCTTCAGCAGGCTTCAACAAGATTCTACCAGCACCGAAAGTACCGATAACTTGATGAGGAATAGTTGAGCCAACCATAGGAACACTGATTAGGTTCTTCTTAGCATCTTCAACAGCTTTACGAATAGCTTCTGGAACTTCTTGAGCTTTACCAGTACCGAAACCTACGTGACCATTCTTGTCACCAACGATTACGATAGCAGCAAAACGTAGACGGCGTCCACCTTTAACAACCTTAGTAACACGGTTGATTGAGACAACGCGATCTTCTAATTCTAATTGAGATGGATCGATATATGTCATAAATTTGGTTTCCTCCTTCTAGAATTTTAGCCCATTTTCACGAGCTGCTTCAGCAAGACTTTGTACACGACCGTGGTATAGGTAACCGCCACGATCAAATACTACGTCGCTGATTTTTGCTTCTTGTGCTCTTTGTGCAATTAATGCACCAACAGCTTGAGCTTGTTCAACTTTTGAACCGTCTTTAACTTCTTTATCAAGAGTTGAGGCACTTGCTAGCGTTACACCCTTTACGTCATCAATTAATTGAGCGTAAATGTTTTTATTCGAACGGAACACGTTTAAGCGTGGGCGCTCAGCAGTACCAGAAATTTTGGCACGGATGCGTCTTTGACGTCTTTGACGTGCTTTGTTTTTGTCTGGTTTTGTTATCACAATTTTCACCTCATGGATTTATTTACTATTTACCAGTTTTACCTTCTTTACGACGTACATATTCGCCAACATAACGAATACCTTTACCTTTATAAGGTTCTGGAGAACGTACATCGCGGATTTCAGCAGCAAATTGACCAACCTTTTGCTTACTGATACCTGAAACGTTAACTTCTGTATTTGAAGGTGATTCAACTTTGATACCTTCTGGTGTGTCCATAACAACAGGATGTGAATAACCTACAGTAAGTGTTAGTTGATTGTTCTTAACTTGTGCACGGTAACCAACACCTCTTAGTTCAAGCTTCTTTTCATAACCTTCTGTAACACCAATAATCATGTTGTTTAAGTTAGAACGCATTGTTCCATGAAGAGCTTTATCATTTTCGCTTTCACGTGTGAACTTAGCTTCTTTTTCATCAAGAGTTAACTTGATTTTTGGATCAAAATGTCTTGTTAATTCACCCTTAGGGCCTTTAACAGTAATGTTTTCATCTTTTTGAGTAATTGTAACACCTGCTGGTATTTCAATTACTTTTAAACCGATACGACTCAAATTAGTGCACCTCCTTACTTTTTAAGTATATTACCAAATATAAGCGATTACTTCTCCACCAACGTGTTGAGCGCGGGCTTCTTTGTCAGTAATAACACCTTTTGAAGTTGAAAGAATAGCGATACCTAATCCGTTAAGAACCTTTGGCACGTTATCTGAATCAACATAACTACGTAGACCTGGTCTTGAGATACGTTTCAAGCCTGAGATAACGCGTTGTTGATCTTTACCATATTTCAAGAAAATACGAAGTACGTTTTGCTTGTTGTCTTCAACAACTTCGTAATCCTTGATAAATCCTTCATTCTTAAGAATCTCTGTCATACTCTTCTTGATGTTTGAAGCAGGAATTTCTAGAGATTCATGTTTTACCATGTTTGCATTACGAATACGTGTTAAGTAATCTGCAATAGGATCTGTCATGACCATTTGATTTGCCTCCTTTTTAAATTAAAAATTTTACCAGCTAGCTTTTTTCATACCAGGGA contains:
- the rpsE gene encoding 30S ribosomal protein S5 → MTYIDPSQLELEDRVVSINRVTKVVKGGRRLRFAAIVIVGDKNGHVGFGTGKAQEVPEAIRKAVEDAKKNLISVPMVGSTIPHQVIGTFGAGRILLKPAEEGSGIAAGGAVRAVIELSGVGDVTSKSLGRNTPINVIRATIDGLKQLKTAESVSEMRGISAQELLN
- the rplF gene encoding 50S ribosomal protein L6, whose product is MSRIGLKVIEIPAGVTITQKDENITVKGPKGELTRHFDPKIKLTLDEKEAKFTRESENDKALHGTMRSNLNNMIIGVTEGYEKKLELRGVGYRAQVKNNQLTLTVGYSHPVVMDTPEGIKVESPSNTEVNVSGISKQKVGQFAAEIRDVRSPEPYKGKGIRYVGEYVRRKEGKTGK
- the rpsH gene encoding 30S ribosomal protein S8 produces the protein MVMTDPIADYLTRIRNANMVKHESLEIPASNIKKSMTEILKNEGFIKDYEVVEDNKQNVLRIFLKYGKDQQRVISGLKRISRPGLRSYVDSDNVPKVLNGLGIAILSTSKGVITDKEARAQHVGGEVIAYIW
- the rplR gene encoding 50S ribosomal protein L18, whose product is MKIVITKPDKNKARQRRQRRIRAKISGTAERPRLNVFRSNKNIYAQLIDDVKGVTLASASTLDKEVKDGSKVEQAQAVGALIAQRAQEAKISDVVFDRGGYLYHGRVQSLAEAARENGLKF
- the rplO gene encoding 50S ribosomal protein L15, with translation MELNELKPSAGSRHARKRLGRGTSSGTGKTAGRGQKGQLARSGGKTRVGFEGGQMPYFRRMPKRGFNNINRKEYAIVNLSDLSKFNDGAEVNAETLKAAGIIKKQYNGVKLLANGEVSAKLTVKVAKSSAAATKAIEAAGGTVEVI
- the secY gene encoding preprotein translocase subunit SecY, producing MLRTIRDALKVKEIRKKILFTLMLLVIYRLGSQITVPGVNAAAMDKVGSTGLVPLLDTVTGGGLSNYSIFSMGVSPFITAQIVVQLLQMDIIPKFVEWSKQGEVGRRKLNQVTRYLTIVLGFVQSIGITAGFNQLSGLGLVKSPNMKAFITIGIILTGGTMLLTWIGEQITDKGLGNGVSVIIFAGIIARFPNGIQQIYRDYITNASSADLAKNIGFLVGLVIIILIVVQFVTYVQQASRRIPIQYTRRAAGSGSESFLPLKVNVAGVIPVIFASSFIVTPQTILMAFQANHSEDQWYQVLTEIFSMQTTTGSIIYTLLIVLFTFFYAFVQVNPEKLAENLQKQGAYIPGVWPGNETIKFMSGVLMRLSTVGAAFLGLVSLLPLLAANLFNLPQSIGLGGTSLLIIVGVALEMDRQLRGLLMKREYVGFIR
- the rpmD gene encoding 50S ribosomal protein L30, which produces MAKLKITLIRSAAHRLPAQRTIVKELGLARVSSSVVKPDDPAIRGAVRKIAHLVSVEEVKD